One window of Chloroflexus aggregans DSM 9485 genomic DNA carries:
- a CDS encoding GAF domain-containing protein, whose translation MSFETDSRIFNFRSKSKIQSSYHRLQSWFGHERGALFLVWCLRFGGLLLLMAWAWYRADEIPSQQLGNGWLAIIVMGIFHITTAIFGMRRPDKWREQNVKFLQNLIELLLISLVIFYLNSANNVLWILYLVPIVSAIRFLIDNKRTIVISAAIVMATLVGFLSSSRLLDAGVPLIITTFGTLVLYVLRRLSINPSALVDQKTEIAQILNQYPGGICVIDQQRRLVFVNSSLVQQFGSWSPAQTCDQYLRCEHANCLVCQHPQPSISRQNMRLPNNLKVSFNVESRAIADGQLLLLFLKPANAIRLDLYEHLLHAIVEGNEQSYRNALSRLLDSICQDFRAESAAIFWLVDGRLQRDICSGPPLPFTEYYEPGQGITGLTLISMADSQLGRTIVVNNLGELESASVSHSLTETSVIYPKYHEHYQQALPSHQVRHLIAAPINGRQRIIGVLRLVNHLDQDGKPDDDGFQRFHETDLNLICERLAQALEYREFYLEQQRQLDEIGRFYRIYAASTRGREVFETIVEEALHAFSDASKCEIRRFDRFSQTLQFEAARHRRGFDYGSPPSKLSGVNARAIREEKIQYVEDTQQDADFIQRDPPIGALMVAPLIGYLGVSGILTIDYPQPRTFTAEERKRFEMLATHARLAAAVIWRNEQSECLYRHIQKIGQEVSEGLSQVCQNVLAALHQLIGYDAASIQLLSNSSLQIVACDGFANRDIVYTLWFATDDESLPHSRVIHQQQPLIVYDVAQEFPQFVAQVAHYYSETIHSALYLPLLYRNQCIGLIALKSSIPSFYRSGDLVIGQLITNAAASAIDNARLVETLQLRQTQLHDLLIHSTKLLEIPTEQQLLRSYAQLATRLFDCEHCAIFLRRRATGPFDIAASSQDEMLDDDPYYRQIAETVAAGDRIIRLCGEELSTFYARHGLTGDNLIHLPTARGRSLLAGSIQAQDGLNLVIVLENRTVSSGDDNFSETSDAFLILFGQQVLNGFAIINMRRITHESLGIDVHDLLNLVQGTIIFPSTILQKQFERDEALTPYRQRIINLNRAANYVYQELRNIQDDLRGLSKLEKPFIELLNEHLELVRERIGDHVSIHMESCPQVNIPADVTYALFRIFQEALANIAKHAGFRERKSGNIWISFNVEQQDFMFLIEDDGKGFAATPANREESYGLRSICDRAKRIGAVATIEPRISGGVRVCVQGRLAKGEMYA comes from the coding sequence ATGAGTTTTGAGACAGATTCGCGTATCTTCAATTTTCGCTCCAAATCTAAAATTCAAAGCTCCTATCACCGCCTGCAATCGTGGTTCGGTCATGAACGTGGCGCACTATTTTTAGTCTGGTGCTTGCGGTTCGGTGGCTTACTATTGCTGATGGCTTGGGCCTGGTACCGGGCGGACGAGATACCTTCCCAACAACTGGGTAATGGTTGGTTAGCCATTATCGTCATGGGAATCTTTCATATCACTACTGCGATTTTTGGCATGCGTCGACCGGACAAATGGCGAGAACAAAATGTTAAGTTTTTACAAAATCTGATTGAATTACTGCTCATCAGTTTGGTAATCTTCTATTTAAACAGCGCCAATAATGTATTGTGGATTCTGTATCTTGTTCCAATTGTCAGTGCAATTCGTTTTCTGATAGATAATAAGCGAACAATTGTTATTAGTGCTGCCATTGTGATGGCAACACTCGTCGGGTTTCTTTCTTCGTCTCGCCTTCTCGATGCTGGCGTGCCGTTAATCATTACGACATTTGGCACACTCGTGTTATACGTCTTGCGACGCCTCTCGATCAATCCCAGCGCTCTAGTCGATCAAAAGACTGAAATAGCGCAAATTCTCAATCAGTATCCAGGTGGAATCTGTGTTATCGATCAACAACGCCGCCTTGTCTTCGTCAACAGTTCGTTGGTGCAACAGTTTGGGTCGTGGTCGCCAGCGCAGACATGCGATCAGTATCTGCGTTGTGAACATGCCAACTGTCTGGTCTGTCAACATCCGCAACCGTCCATAAGCCGACAAAACATGCGTCTACCCAATAATCTCAAAGTGTCTTTCAATGTCGAGTCACGAGCCATTGCCGATGGTCAGTTGCTATTGCTCTTTCTCAAACCTGCCAATGCGATCCGGCTCGATCTGTATGAACATCTGCTCCATGCGATTGTCGAGGGTAATGAACAGAGCTATCGGAACGCGCTTAGTCGACTCCTCGATTCGATATGTCAGGACTTTAGGGCGGAATCGGCGGCGATCTTTTGGCTTGTCGATGGTCGGCTACAGCGCGACATTTGCAGCGGCCCACCGTTACCTTTTACCGAGTATTACGAACCGGGACAAGGCATTACCGGTTTAACCCTCATCAGCATGGCCGACTCGCAACTAGGGCGCACGATTGTTGTCAATAATCTCGGCGAGTTGGAGTCGGCAAGCGTCTCCCATTCGCTCACCGAAACTTCGGTGATCTACCCAAAGTACCATGAACACTATCAACAGGCTTTGCCAAGCCATCAGGTACGACACTTGATTGCAGCGCCGATCAATGGACGTCAGCGTATTATCGGCGTTCTTCGTTTAGTCAACCACCTAGATCAAGATGGAAAACCGGATGACGATGGTTTTCAACGTTTCCACGAAACCGATCTTAACCTGATCTGCGAACGACTGGCGCAAGCGTTAGAGTATCGCGAGTTTTACCTCGAACAGCAGCGACAACTTGACGAAATTGGCCGTTTTTACCGGATCTATGCTGCCAGCACACGGGGCCGCGAAGTCTTTGAAACGATTGTTGAAGAGGCATTGCATGCTTTTTCCGACGCGAGTAAGTGTGAAATCCGACGATTCGACCGTTTTAGTCAAACCTTACAGTTTGAAGCAGCTCGCCACCGGCGCGGGTTCGACTACGGTTCACCACCGAGCAAGCTCAGTGGAGTTAATGCACGGGCAATCCGTGAAGAAAAGATCCAGTATGTTGAAGACACTCAACAGGATGCCGATTTTATTCAGCGCGATCCGCCAATTGGCGCTTTAATGGTTGCACCGCTCATCGGTTATCTTGGGGTGAGTGGTATTCTTACGATCGATTATCCACAACCACGTACCTTTACCGCCGAAGAACGTAAACGGTTTGAGATGCTGGCTACCCACGCGAGGCTTGCGGCAGCCGTGATCTGGCGTAATGAGCAATCGGAATGCTTGTACCGTCATATTCAAAAGATCGGCCAGGAGGTCAGTGAGGGCTTATCGCAAGTATGTCAGAATGTCCTCGCTGCCTTACACCAATTGATCGGCTACGATGCTGCTTCAATTCAGTTGTTGAGCAACAGCTCTTTGCAAATTGTGGCATGTGATGGTTTTGCCAACCGCGATATCGTGTATACCCTTTGGTTTGCGACGGACGATGAATCTCTACCGCACAGTCGGGTTATTCATCAGCAGCAGCCGCTGATTGTCTACGATGTAGCGCAAGAGTTTCCTCAGTTTGTTGCGCAGGTCGCACATTACTATTCAGAGACAATCCACAGCGCGCTGTATTTGCCGCTGTTATACCGCAACCAATGCATTGGTCTCATCGCACTGAAGAGTAGTATCCCATCATTCTACCGATCCGGTGATTTGGTGATCGGGCAATTGATCACCAATGCAGCCGCATCGGCAATCGATAATGCCAGGCTCGTTGAAACTCTCCAATTGCGGCAAACCCAATTACACGATTTGCTCATTCATAGCACCAAACTGCTCGAAATACCAACTGAACAGCAACTCCTCAGATCGTATGCTCAGCTCGCTACCAGGCTGTTTGACTGTGAGCACTGTGCGATCTTTCTCCGTCGGCGAGCGACCGGTCCGTTTGATATCGCCGCTTCTTCGCAAGATGAGATGCTAGACGACGACCCGTACTACCGGCAAATCGCGGAGACGGTAGCCGCCGGCGACCGGATTATCAGACTATGTGGTGAGGAACTGAGTACGTTCTATGCCAGGCACGGCCTGACCGGCGATAATCTGATCCATCTGCCAACGGCTCGTGGCCGTTCACTGCTAGCCGGAAGTATTCAGGCTCAGGATGGATTGAACCTGGTTATTGTGTTAGAAAATCGCACCGTAAGCAGTGGTGATGACAATTTTTCTGAAACTAGTGACGCATTCCTTATATTGTTTGGTCAACAGGTGCTTAATGGATTTGCGATTATTAATATGCGTCGGATTACACACGAGAGTCTAGGTATTGATGTGCATGATTTGCTGAACCTTGTCCAAGGCACCATTATTTTTCCGAGTACGATCTTACAAAAACAATTCGAGCGTGATGAAGCGCTCACACCATATCGCCAGCGCATCATCAATCTTAATCGAGCAGCCAATTATGTGTATCAAGAACTACGTAATATTCAGGATGACTTACGGGGTTTGTCAAAACTAGAGAAACCTTTTATAGAACTGTTGAATGAACACTTGGAACTGGTACGAGAGAGAATTGGTGATCATGTTTCAATTCATATGGAATCATGTCCACAAGTCAATATACCTGCTGATGTGACATATGCCCTTTTCCGTATTTTTCAAGAAGCTCTGGCGAATATCGCAAAACATGCCGGATTTCGCGAACGAAAGTCAGGAAATATCTGGATTAGTTTCAATGTTGAACAACAGGATTTCATGTTTCTTATCGAAGATGACGGCAAAGGATTTGCAGCAACTCCGGCTAATCGTGAAGAGTCCTACGGTTTGAGAAGTATTTGTGATCGGGCTAAGCGTATCGGTGCAGTAGCGACAATTGAACCACGTATCAGTGGCGGGGTACGGGTCTGTGTGCAAGGGCGATTGGCAAAAGGAGAAATGTATGCATAA
- a CDS encoding response regulator transcription factor has translation MHKPVRIIIADDIRPFVKGLREMLTEIPNFTVVGEVLTVSQVVSTVQSLKPDVIFIDINWREDRGGISTHQHNELGLRAIKDIKTKFPEVAVIAMTAYSELIEFARQYGADIALQKERLNNFEELEDCVLRAIEIARSPTRQRTYEPLTERERQILTLMAQGLTESEIADHLCWGVGVVKRDSRAIFDKLQVRNRAHAVARAYDLGILSKGSSWSPETE, from the coding sequence ATGCATAAACCGGTACGAATCATAATTGCCGATGATATTCGTCCATTTGTCAAAGGTTTACGTGAAATGCTCACCGAAATACCCAATTTTACGGTGGTTGGTGAAGTGTTAACGGTAAGCCAGGTGGTAAGTACGGTACAATCACTTAAACCTGATGTTATTTTTATCGATATCAATTGGCGTGAAGATCGTGGGGGTATTAGTACTCATCAGCATAATGAGCTTGGACTCCGTGCAATTAAAGACATCAAAACCAAGTTCCCTGAAGTGGCAGTGATCGCGATGACCGCCTACTCGGAATTGATCGAGTTTGCCCGTCAGTATGGAGCCGACATCGCATTGCAGAAAGAACGGTTAAATAATTTTGAGGAATTAGAAGACTGCGTGCTACGCGCCATCGAAATAGCACGATCGCCTACTCGGCAGCGAACGTATGAGCCGTTGACCGAGCGTGAGCGACAAATCCTCACACTGATGGCTCAAGGTCTGACCGAGTCGGAGATTGCCGACCATCTCTGCTGGGGTGTGGGTGTGGTGAAGCGCGATTCACGTGCGATCTTCGACAAACTTCAGGTGCGTAACCGTGCTCACGCAGTTGCGCGAGCCTACGATCTTGGTATTTTGTCGAAAGGGAGCAGTTGGTCACCTGAAACAGAGTGA
- a CDS encoding serine/threonine protein kinase: protein MKYLQGRTRFVFTRRLARTAQSVLYLGYDHLTDQPVVIKFLAPTRQGLPWPKAVRAFLHEIEMVMALQDIRGRDDGWPYFPRYITNGRNVKGYYYVQSYIPGQTLADILAAGHPSDAVTIAYELCRTVRILHAHRIVHGDLHPQNIIVRRDGAVALVDFGLSRYFYEQVPYLRDMGRPLFTPPEQIVGRPLDERSDLFALGLILAELLEGETLPPTTQRLIMHMQRPIIDERNVHLDDLITELAMVEQLQQVQAAHRTLSRWLTVLGIVSTLIIALFYLGFLLR from the coding sequence ATGAAGTACCTTCAGGGGCGAACGCGATTTGTGTTCACTCGTCGCTTAGCCCGTACTGCGCAGAGTGTTCTGTATTTGGGGTATGACCATCTGACCGATCAGCCTGTGGTCATTAAGTTTCTCGCTCCGACGAGGCAAGGGTTGCCTTGGCCCAAAGCCGTTCGTGCCTTCCTGCACGAGATCGAGATGGTGATGGCCTTGCAAGATATTCGGGGTCGTGACGATGGGTGGCCGTATTTTCCGCGCTATATTACCAATGGCCGTAATGTGAAGGGATATTATTACGTGCAAAGCTATATTCCCGGCCAAACGTTGGCCGACATCCTTGCTGCCGGTCACCCATCGGATGCGGTAACGATTGCGTATGAATTGTGCCGAACGGTGCGCATCTTACACGCCCACAGGATCGTACACGGCGATCTGCACCCCCAAAATATCATCGTTCGGCGAGACGGTGCTGTAGCACTGGTTGATTTCGGACTCAGTCGTTATTTCTACGAACAGGTCCCGTATTTGCGCGACATGGGTCGCCCTTTGTTCACACCGCCTGAGCAGATCGTCGGCAGACCGCTCGACGAACGAAGTGACCTATTCGCGCTTGGGCTAATCTTAGCGGAATTACTGGAGGGAGAGACACTACCGCCCACCACGCAGCGTCTCATTATGCACATGCAACGGCCGATCATAGACGAGCGTAACGTGCATTTGGACGATCTCATTACTGAGTTGGCGATGGTAGAGCAATTACAACAGGTACAGGCAGCGCATCGAACGTTGTCACGCTGGTTGACGGTGTTGGGTATCGTGAGTACATTGATTATCGCGCTCTTCTATCTCGGCTTCTTGCTTCGCTAG
- a CDS encoding helix-turn-helix transcriptional regulator produces MVKPRSRRGRGQKRSSALTVQRRLWLVSRFVRSPATPAELIADARRAFGESIYPPNALVALRHDFNALRNEFLCEIVRQPNGSYALTDFGRLTLLNIPDDELEALAFLVSFFGEESWPNSHQIRSLLDHIIALLPPERRQNLDRQHNVEIELPQSSTSIDPNLLNRLQRNLRRYAIRFLYRSNFSNEPEEHRVAPARLFLRDGHTYLEAYCYNSPHQATIGRYIPYRVDRIIPESLHVERRVLPPELPPRRMWTLRYRLSPQVARNRDIALWFPNSEVTYYLDGSAEVTAQTGDLWQAEQILLRYREHCRVLEPPELVEMIRQTIERMRTLYDV; encoded by the coding sequence GTGGTGAAACCGCGTTCGCGCCGTGGTCGCGGTCAGAAACGGAGTTCGGCCTTAACCGTGCAGCGCCGGTTATGGCTGGTGAGTCGCTTTGTTCGCAGCCCGGCAACTCCGGCTGAACTCATTGCCGATGCACGCCGTGCCTTCGGTGAATCGATCTATCCACCAAATGCACTGGTCGCCCTTCGTCACGACTTCAACGCTTTGCGCAACGAGTTTCTGTGCGAGATCGTACGTCAACCCAACGGCAGCTATGCCCTGACCGATTTTGGTCGCTTGACCCTCCTCAATATACCTGACGACGAGCTTGAGGCGCTGGCGTTTCTCGTCTCTTTTTTCGGTGAGGAAAGCTGGCCAAATAGCCACCAAATCCGTTCGTTACTCGATCACATTATCGCGCTCTTACCGCCTGAGCGACGTCAGAACCTTGATCGGCAGCACAACGTTGAGATTGAACTCCCGCAGAGCAGTACGAGTATCGATCCGAACCTGCTGAACCGGCTGCAACGTAACTTGCGTCGGTATGCCATACGGTTTCTCTACCGGTCAAATTTTAGCAACGAACCGGAAGAGCATCGGGTAGCTCCGGCCCGTCTATTCTTGCGCGATGGGCATACCTACCTCGAAGCCTATTGCTACAACTCACCCCATCAGGCAACGATAGGCCGCTATATTCCGTATCGCGTTGATCGGATCATCCCCGAATCGCTCCATGTTGAGCGGCGGGTATTACCACCTGAACTCCCACCGCGTCGGATGTGGACGCTCCGTTATCGGTTATCGCCGCAAGTGGCGCGGAACCGCGATATTGCGCTCTGGTTCCCCAATAGTGAAGTTACCTATTATCTCGACGGTAGTGCCGAGGTGACGGCCCAGACCGGCGATCTCTGGCAGGCCGAACAGATTCTCCTCCGCTATCGTGAGCATTGCCGTGTCCTTGAACCACCTGAACTTGTTGAGATGATCCGACAGACGATCGAACGAATGCGTACCTTGTACGATGTGTGA
- a CDS encoding MDR family MFS transporter, protein MTTTTSPASTTVTRIDYAVTLDQRSKVLILIGVLLGLFLSALDQTIVSTALPRIVADLKGIELIGWVSTGYLLASTSMVPIYGKLSDIYGRKYVLLFGIAVFLLGSLLCGLAGDMTQLVFYRGLQGFGAAALTSTAFAIPADLFAPAERARYMGLFGAVFGLSSVVGPFIGGLLTDNLSWHWVFFVNLPLGVVALGFIIAKLPRLHSGLKPAIDYAGAATLLLTVIPFLLALTLDKNDFSWTSPFIISLFAVSAIGLIFFLLIERRAESPILPLHLFRNRTFTLTTIIGFTVGATLFAAIFFLSLYLVNVLGVSATAAGTTLIPLTLSLVVGAMVSSQIVQRTGRYKWVIVGGMAIIVAALWWLTTLTPDTSVWMVRLRMIALGLGLGPSMPILNLAMQNAVPRTDMGAATASRQFFQQLGQVVGSAVFGALLTGVLTTTLTANLAPIQAQLPPEMAARFDSSTLRNGMGAGEGASGETVDPAVRIEQAIADQFASRRDLLTRALRDADPAAIEALRADPQLPDQQKAMLDMIGNLPAAARAQALDRVLAQLDRAEQKARAEGRAIGEQISAALKDAFTKSVTTIYWYAIWLAVIGLALALFIPELPLKQNYGEDLPPLME, encoded by the coding sequence ATGACTACCACAACATCACCGGCTTCCACGACGGTAACGCGAATCGATTACGCAGTTACCCTCGATCAGCGCAGCAAAGTGCTGATCTTAATCGGAGTCTTGCTCGGTTTGTTTCTCTCGGCGCTCGATCAGACTATCGTCTCTACCGCTCTACCACGGATCGTAGCCGATCTCAAGGGAATTGAACTGATCGGTTGGGTCTCGACCGGCTATCTGTTGGCTTCGACGTCGATGGTGCCGATCTACGGCAAACTGTCAGACATCTACGGACGTAAATATGTTCTGTTGTTTGGGATCGCGGTCTTCTTGCTTGGCTCGCTGCTGTGCGGGCTGGCCGGTGACATGACCCAACTGGTCTTCTATCGCGGTCTCCAAGGCTTCGGTGCCGCAGCCCTAACCTCGACCGCGTTCGCCATTCCCGCCGACCTCTTCGCACCGGCGGAACGGGCGCGCTATATGGGTCTCTTCGGTGCCGTGTTTGGTCTGTCGAGTGTTGTGGGGCCGTTTATCGGTGGCCTTCTCACCGACAATCTGAGCTGGCATTGGGTGTTCTTTGTCAATTTGCCGTTAGGGGTGGTGGCGCTCGGTTTTATTATCGCCAAGCTACCGCGCCTACACAGTGGTCTCAAACCGGCGATTGACTATGCCGGTGCGGCGACGTTGTTGTTGACCGTGATCCCGTTCTTGTTGGCGTTGACCCTCGACAAGAACGACTTTTCGTGGACATCACCGTTCATTATCAGTCTGTTTGCCGTCAGTGCGATTGGCTTGATCTTCTTCCTGCTCATCGAGCGGCGGGCCGAATCACCTATCTTGCCACTGCATCTGTTCCGCAATCGCACCTTTACGCTCACGACCATCATCGGCTTCACCGTCGGTGCAACCCTGTTCGCCGCGATCTTCTTCCTCTCGCTCTATCTGGTCAATGTACTCGGCGTGAGTGCCACTGCTGCCGGTACGACCCTTATCCCGCTCACCCTTAGCCTTGTGGTGGGGGCGATGGTGTCATCGCAGATCGTGCAGCGTACCGGGCGCTATAAGTGGGTGATCGTTGGTGGGATGGCGATAATTGTCGCTGCGCTGTGGTGGCTCACCACCCTCACCCCTGACACGTCGGTCTGGATGGTACGACTGCGGATGATCGCACTCGGATTGGGGTTAGGCCCCTCGATGCCGATCCTCAATCTGGCGATGCAGAACGCGGTGCCGCGCACCGACATGGGTGCAGCGACGGCTAGCCGACAATTCTTCCAGCAGCTCGGCCAAGTGGTCGGTTCGGCGGTCTTTGGTGCGCTGCTTACCGGCGTGTTGACAACAACCCTCACTGCGAATCTGGCCCCGATTCAGGCCCAGTTGCCGCCGGAAATGGCTGCCCGCTTCGACAGCAGCACGTTGCGCAACGGGATGGGTGCCGGTGAGGGGGCAAGTGGCGAAACGGTTGATCCGGCCGTGCGGATCGAGCAGGCGATTGCCGATCAGTTTGCGTCGCGCCGTGATTTACTGACCCGCGCCTTGCGCGATGCCGATCCGGCCGCAATTGAGGCATTGCGTGCCGACCCCCAACTGCCCGATCAACAGAAGGCGATGCTGGATATGATCGGGAACTTGCCGGCAGCGGCCCGCGCGCAGGCGCTCGACCGGGTATTGGCCCAACTTGACCGGGCTGAGCAGAAGGCTCGCGCTGAGGGGCGGGCAATCGGCGAGCAGATTAGCGCAGCGCTCAAAGATGCATTTACCAAGAGCGTGACGACAATCTACTGGTACGCAATCTGGCTGGCGGTGATCGGGTTGGCACTGGCGCTGTTCATTCCCGAATTGCCCCTTAAGCAGAATTATGGCGAAGATTTACCGCCATTGATGGAGTAG
- a CDS encoding MarR family winged helix-turn-helix transcriptional regulator: protein MFHILDPPYTPERVAELFNLVHSELMGQSMDTLLQFLQRTNLSMPRLVSLMHIQRQQKATISSLSEHLNLTLATTSQMIDQLVQDGLVERYEAPHDRRQKLVSLTPLGEAVAAEARQIRLNEASRHLSRLPPELLDQLGQALSAACREWQLVTKP from the coding sequence ATGTTTCATATCCTCGATCCACCCTACACCCCCGAACGAGTGGCGGAACTCTTTAATCTCGTGCATAGCGAGCTGATGGGGCAAAGCATGGATACCCTCTTGCAATTTTTGCAGCGCACCAACCTCTCGATGCCGCGCCTCGTCTCGCTGATGCACATTCAACGCCAACAGAAAGCCACGATCTCATCACTGAGCGAACACCTCAATCTCACTTTAGCTACGACCAGCCAGATGATCGATCAACTCGTGCAAGATGGATTAGTGGAACGCTATGAAGCACCGCACGACCGTCGGCAGAAACTGGTTTCGCTCACACCGCTGGGGGAAGCAGTAGCAGCCGAGGCTCGTCAGATCCGCTTGAACGAGGCGAGTCGTCATCTCAGTCGCTTACCGCCAGAGTTGCTCGATCAGTTGGGGCAAGCGCTCAGTGCGGCTTGCCGTGAGTGGCAGCTCGTGACAAAGCCATAA